The genomic window CTGCGAGAACTCGTATTGCCACATCGACCCCATTACAAAGTCCAAGAGTAACAGGGATCAAGTCATTGTCGCGCTGGAATTCATTTTGGATTTCGGCTCGAGCACTGCTGGCAGAGTGCACCCTTCCCAGATTGCCATTATCACGCCGTATACAGCCAACGTGGATGTGATCAAGAGTGTCCAAAGAGGTCCCAAGTACGCTGCTATCGCTTCAATGAAGCCCGCCAAGACTATCTACCCCTTTCAGGGTCAAGAGAGCGAAATCGTCGTAGCCATCATGGCTACAACGAAGCAAGCCGGTCCCGGTATGATGACCGATGAACATCACCTCAACGTAATGCTCAGCCGCCACAGAAGCGGCTTGATCATTGTTGGGGACATTCACGTTACCGGAATGCTTGATGGTGAGAGAAACAAAGGTAGGCGGCATGACCACGTCAGTCGGGACAAGTTTAAAGTCATAGGAGCCAACGGGGAGGTCTCGTGGGTGAATGCCACCGTTCTCCGCAGTGCACAACAAGCTCTATGGGAGAGTAACCGGGTTATCACGGTATGAGCTGAGAAGACTGATGAGTAGATAGTTAGCCGTGTGGGCTCAAGTTCATGGTCATCCTGTAACCTTCTCCACGCTCTGGTTTATCAGATAGTTGCCAATCGCATATGTTAATAGCTCTCGTACCAGCTAAGTGGCATGTTCTTTATATATTACACGCCGTTTGCTGCTATTGGATGTTTGTGTGCTTGAAACGAAAGTCAAAAAATAACTGATAACCCAAAGTTGATCGTATCGATGACCTCTCTAAGAAAGGTCTTCGAGCACAATATCAAAGAACACAATAATTAGCATACCCACGGCAGCATTAAAACCACATTTATCAAGCCAGCTTAAACGCCAGAACATTAAAAAGGCTTAGGCAACTCCTCTTAATTAGCGTCAAGGAGTATGTCTAAAACAGAGTAAAATGCGTAAAGTATTGCCATAATGAAGGTAATACTTTAGAGATTATTTATTTCTTCTCATTGCATTTTATGAACCATTCTTA from Fusarium keratoplasticum isolate Fu6.1 chromosome 10, whole genome shotgun sequence includes these protein-coding regions:
- a CDS encoding AAA-12 domain-containing protein; translation: MATTKQAGPGMMTDEHHLNVMLSRHRSGLIIVGDIHVTGMLDGANGEVSWVNATVLRSAQQALWESNRVITV